Proteins encoded in a region of the Euleptes europaea isolate rEulEur1 chromosome 3, rEulEur1.hap1, whole genome shotgun sequence genome:
- the LOC130475459 gene encoding mRNA decay activator protein ZFP36-like gives MSSILDVSTLYENLLNLSLSEEHDAPGSHVSRRHSACSSDTPYSSGDPSPVWPLRSHWSPSAEQLRPMAEESRRPPLRPDRSVSLIEGKALPPPPPGFPPLKLSAQAPALSSRYKTELCRTFSETGKCKYGAKCQFAHGATELRTLTRHPKYKTVLCHKFFHHGDCPYGSRCHFIHYPEEARFHSAGSSPQLLRQSVSYSEGPAARRVSPLPGFPDPASFARAPSTSPPPDLLSPTFGRLNSEPVPRNSTLGEATSGSRMCLSCRCGQSAALSPFYFSAAPGTPVSTASALPRTPSDSSLSDLESSSGSDSPVFEVPPPGGLAGGTHRLPIFNRLSVSD, from the exons ATGAGCTCCATCCTGGACGTCAGCACTTTGTACGAG AACCTGCTCAACCTGTCCCTGAGCGAAGAGCATGATGCGCCGGGCTCTCACGTCTCCCGGCGCCACTCTGCCTGCTCCTCAGACACGCCCTACAGCAGCGGGGACCCTTCCCCGGTCTGGCCCCTGCGCAGCCACTGGAGCCCCAGCGCCGAGCAGCTGCGGCCCATGGCCGAGGAGTCCCGGCGCCCCCCTCTGCGCCCGGACCGCTCGGTCAGCCTCATCGAGGGCAAGGCCCTGCCGCCCCCTCCGCCAGGCTTCCCGCCCCTCAAGCTGAGCGCCCAGGCCCCGGCCCTCTCCTCGCGCTACAAGACGGAGCTGTGTCGCACTTTCAGCGAGACGGGCAAGTGCAAGTACGGGGCCAAGTGCCAGTTTGCCCACGGCGCCACCGAGCTGCGCACGCTGACCCGCCACCCCAAGTACAAGACGGTGCTGTGCCACAAGTTCTTCCATCACGGGGACTGCCCCTACGGCTCTCGGTGCCATTTCATCCACTACCCCGAGGAGGCCCGCTTCCACTCGGCTGGCTCCTCGCCGCAACTCTTGCGCCAGAGCGTCAGCTATTCTGAGGGGCCGGCTGCCCGCCGGGTATCTCCTTTGCCCGGCTTCCCTGACCCTGCCTCCTTTGCCCGGGCTCCGTCGACCTCGCCGCCACCCGACCTCCTTTCTCCAACCTTCGGCCGCCTGAACTCGGAGCCCGTCCCTCGCAATTCCACCCTGGGCGAGGCCACGTCCGGCTCCAGAATGTGCTTGTCGTGCCGATGTGGACAATCCGCCGCCCTCAGTCCGTTCTACTTCTCTGCCGCCCCCGGGACTCCGGTCTCGACGGCCTCCGCTCTGCCTCGAACCCCCTCCGACAGCTCCCTCTCTGACCTGGAGAGCTCCAGCGGCTCTGATTCGCCTGTCTTCGAGGTGCCACCCCCCGGCGGGCTGGCGGGGGGCACCCACAGGCTGCCTATCTTCAACCGGCTTTCTGTCTCGGACTGA